The following proteins are co-located in the Bos indicus isolate NIAB-ARS_2022 breed Sahiwal x Tharparkar chromosome 8, NIAB-ARS_B.indTharparkar_mat_pri_1.0, whole genome shotgun sequence genome:
- the GALT gene encoding galactose-1-phosphate uridylyltransferase, producing MATTFRASEHQHIRYNPLQDEWVLVSAHRMKRPWQGQVEHQPLTTVPRHDPHNPLCPGATRANGEVNPDYEGTFLFDNDFPALQPDAPSPGPSDHPLFQAEAAQGVCKVMCFHPWSDVTLPLMSVPEIRAVVDAWASVTEELGAQYPWVQIFENKGAMMGCSNPHPHCQVWASSFLPDVAQREERCQRAYQSQHGEPLLVEYGRQELLRKERLVLTSEHWLVLVPFWAVWPFQTLLLPRRHVRRLPELTPAERDDLSSIMKKLLTKYDNLFETSFPYSMGWHGAPTGSEAGANWDHWQLHAHYYPPLLRSATVRKFMVGYEMLAQAQRDLTPEQAAERLRALPEVHYRLGQKDRETAAIA from the exons ATGGCCACAACCTTCCGGGCAAGCG AGCATCAGCATATCCGCTACAACCCGCTACAAGATGAGTGGGTGCTGGTGTCAGCGCACCGCATGAAGCGTCCCTGGCAGGGGCAGGTAGAGCACCAGCCTCTGACAACAGTACCCCGCCATGACCCCCACAACCCTCTCTGTCCGGGGGCCACACGGGCCAATGGAGAG GTGAATCCTGACTATGAAGGCACCTTCCTGTTTGACAACGACTTCCCAGCTCTGCAGCCTGATGCCCCTAGTCCAG GACCCAGTGATCACCCCCTTTTCCAAGCAGAGGCTGCTCAAGGAGTTTG TAAGGTCATGTGCTTCCACCCCTGGTCGGATGTGACACTGCCTCTCATGTCGGTCCCTGAAATCCGAGCTGTCGTTGATGCTTGGGCCTCAGTCACAGAGGAACTGGGTGCCCAGTACCCTTGGGTGCAG ATCTTTGAAAACAAAGGAGCCATGATGGGCTGTTCTAACCCCCATCCCCACTGCCAG GTGTGGGCCAGCAGCTTCCTGCCAGATGTTGCCCAGCGTGAGGAGCGATGTCAGCGGGCCTATCAGAGTCAGCATGGAGAACCCCTGCTTGTGGAGTACGGCCGCCAGGAGCTGCTCAGGAAG GAACGTCTGGTCCTAACTAGTGAGCACTGGTTGGTGCTGGTCCCCTTCTGGGCAGTGTGGCCCTTTCAGACATTACTGCTGCCCCGTCGGCATGTGCGGCGGCTGCCTGAGCTGACCCCTGCTGAGCGTGACG ATCTATCCTCCATCATGAAGAAGCTCTTGACCAAGTATGACAACCTATTTGAAACATCCTTCCCCTACTCCATGGGCTGGCACG GGGCTCCCACAGGATCAGAGGCTGGAGCCAACTGGGACCACTGGCAGCTACATGCTCATTATTACCCTCCACTCCTGCGCTCTGCTACAGTCCGGAAGTTCATGGTTGGCTATGAAATGCTTGCCCAGGCCCAGAGGGACCTCACCCCAGAGCAG